One region of candidate division WOR-3 bacterium genomic DNA includes:
- a CDS encoding TatD family hydrolase — translation MVLFDSHCHLTDRAYISCLDEIVKRAKENNVQYLLTAGLNIKDSQAAVTIANKYPDTYCSVGIHPHDAKTMRDGDMEHLEKLATANLKVKAIGETGLDFYRCYSDPVSQEKAFHMQIDLAQKLALPMIIHIRDAYSEAKAILIQHNYFKGVLHCYSGDELFANWAIKQGFYISFAGSITYDSASLKNIAQKIPENSILIETDAPYLTPQPLRGKRNEPSYVKYTAQIIAQLRKCSIEHIADITTQNAKKLFKI, via the coding sequence ATGGTGTTATTTGATTCTCATTGTCATTTAACTGACCGGGCTTATATTTCCTGTCTTGACGAAATTGTCAAAAGAGCAAAAGAGAATAATGTTCAGTATCTTTTAACTGCTGGACTAAACATTAAAGATTCTCAAGCAGCAGTTACAATTGCTAATAAATATCCTGATACTTATTGTAGTGTCGGAATTCACCCGCACGATGCGAAAACAATGCGAGACGGTGATATGGAACACTTAGAAAAACTGGCAACAGCCAATCTTAAAGTCAAGGCGATTGGAGAAACCGGCTTGGATTTTTATCGCTGCTATTCTGACCCAGTTAGTCAAGAAAAAGCATTTCATATGCAGATCGATTTGGCACAAAAACTTGCCTTACCAATGATTATTCATATTCGAGATGCATACTCTGAAGCAAAAGCAATTCTAATACAGCATAATTATTTCAAAGGAGTGCTTCATTGTTATTCAGGTGATGAACTGTTTGCGAATTGGGCAATCAAACAAGGATTTTATATCTCGTTTGCTGGTTCAATTACTTATGATAGTGCTTCATTAAAAAATATTGCTCAGAAGATACCAGAAAATAGCATTCTAATTGAGACCGATGCACCGTATTTAACACCTCAACCATTAAGAGGCAAGCGTAATGAACCTTCTTATGTTAAATATACTGCTCAAATTATCGCACAACTACGTAAATGCTCAATTGAACATATTGCCGATATAACAACCCAGAATGCTAAAAAACTATTTAAGATTTAA